In Ruminococcaceae bacterium BL-6, a genomic segment contains:
- a CDS encoding Flagellar biosynthesis protein fliS, which produces MQNNAIMQYKQQAVSTMSKGEQLVLLFDEALKNLHYGSVMLKKEDYATAEKCTEKCKRIFTYLSSILDRKYPISEDLYQLYYFANQQIIRASVRREAALLDELVPLVQEMRETWAEAEKLIHMKK; this is translated from the coding sequence ATGCAGAACAATGCCATCATGCAGTATAAGCAGCAGGCGGTCAGTACCATGTCGAAAGGGGAGCAGCTTGTCCTTTTGTTCGACGAGGCTCTGAAAAACCTTCATTACGGGTCGGTCATGCTGAAAAAGGAAGATTATGCGACCGCCGAAAAATGCACGGAAAAGTGCAAAAGGATCTTCACCTATCTTTCTTCGATACTGGACCGCAAATATCCGATCTCAGAGGATCTGTATCAGCTTTATTATTTTGCCAATCAGCAGATCATCCGCGCCTCCGTGCGCCGCGAAGCGGCGCTTCTGGACGAATTGGTGCCGTTGGTGCAGGAAATGCGCGAGACCTGGGCCGAAGCTGAAAAGCTGATCCACATGAAGAAATAG
- a CDS encoding conserved protein of unknown function (Evidence 4 : Unknown function but conserved in other organisms), which translates to MFTEEITSCLEQKEILLTRILDLTKQIEVRCQEPEVDLGHFLDQRAALMERVNKCNRLIDSRLEQMEPRDRERCAAVMELRIPESACTAETEQKAFSICTRILSLFEQAAAIDRSARESLRLQSEEAKKKLSELRTPKKQPELFSSNR; encoded by the coding sequence ATGTTTACGGAAGAAATCACATCCTGTCTGGAACAAAAGGAAATCCTTCTGACCCGGATTTTGGATCTGACCAAGCAAATCGAAGTGCGGTGCCAGGAGCCGGAAGTCGACCTGGGACATTTCCTTGACCAGCGCGCCGCGCTGATGGAGCGGGTGAACAAATGCAACCGCCTGATCGACAGCCGGCTGGAACAGATGGAGCCGCGGGACAGGGAAAGATGCGCCGCGGTGATGGAACTGCGGATTCCCGAATCCGCCTGCACGGCCGAAACGGAGCAGAAAGCCTTTTCCATCTGCACTCGGATTCTGTCGCTGTTCGAGCAGGCGGCCGCCATCGACCGCTCCGCCCGGGAATCGCTTCGCCTGCAAAGCGAGGAAGCGAAAAAGAAGCTGTCCGAGCTGCGCACGCCAAAAAAGCAGCCGGAGTTGTTTTCTTCCAACCGCTGA
- the cheD gene encoding putative chemoreceptor glutamine deamidase CheD (Evidence 3 : Putative function from multiple computational evidences), protein MSNMITIGISDMKVGKGGESFVTYALGSCVGVCLYDPVSKVGGLGHIMLPKYPAGDPKENKYRFADTCISEMIREMERLGGYRGKMVAKIAGGAKMFEVSGDSAFGNIGRRNVMAVKAMLAWFKIPIRAEDTGLNYGRTVYFYTENGSMIVKSFANGICTY, encoded by the coding sequence ATGAGCAATATGATAACGATCGGCATATCGGATATGAAGGTGGGGAAAGGGGGGGAATCGTTCGTCACATACGCGCTGGGCTCCTGCGTGGGCGTCTGCCTGTACGATCCCGTTTCCAAGGTCGGCGGCCTGGGCCATATCATGCTTCCGAAATACCCCGCCGGAGATCCGAAGGAGAACAAGTACCGGTTCGCCGATACCTGCATTTCCGAGATGATCCGGGAAATGGAAAGGCTGGGCGGATACCGCGGCAAAATGGTCGCCAAGATTGCCGGAGGCGCGAAAATGTTTGAGGTTTCAGGGGATTCCGCCTTCGGCAATATCGGCCGGCGCAACGTCATGGCGGTAAAGGCCATGCTCGCCTGGTTCAAAATTCCCATCCGTGCGGAGGATACCGGGCTCAATTATGGGAGAACCGTCTATTTTTATACGGAAAACGGCTCAATGATCGTCAAGTCCTTTGCGAACGGAATCTGCACCTATTGA
- a CDS encoding Chemotaxis protein CheC -- inhibitor of MCP methylation: MSTLDLDKLNEMHIDVLKEIGNIGAGNAATSLSKMLDTKIDMAVPCVRILDINDAATALGGPENPVIGILTKFQGDIDGIMMFIISQTFAGAVLKSLLGVQQVSYHSLSDLELSAISEIGNIMIAAYLGSISTLSQMKVKTSVPAVAVDMVGALLSVPAIEMSSVSDKVIFIEDDFLGADSQITSNMMLVPNMESLGRLMQKLGIQL, encoded by the coding sequence ATGTCCACTTTAGATCTGGATAAGCTGAACGAAATGCACATCGACGTGCTGAAAGAAATCGGAAATATCGGGGCCGGGAACGCCGCGACTTCGCTTTCCAAGATGCTGGATACCAAAATCGACATGGCGGTGCCGTGCGTTCGGATTCTAGACATCAACGACGCGGCCACCGCGCTGGGCGGGCCGGAAAATCCGGTCATAGGAATCCTGACCAAATTCCAGGGCGACATCGACGGGATCATGATGTTCATCATCAGCCAGACGTTTGCCGGCGCGGTGCTGAAATCGCTTTTGGGGGTGCAGCAGGTCAGCTACCATTCCCTGAGCGATCTGGAGCTTTCGGCGATTTCGGAGATCGGGAACATCATGATCGCCGCTTATCTTGGCTCGATCAGCACGCTGTCGCAGATGAAGGTGAAAACATCCGTTCCGGCGGTTGCCGTGGACATGGTGGGGGCGCTGCTCAGCGTTCCCGCGATCGAGATGAGCTCGGTTTCCGACAAGGTCATTTTTATCGAGGATGATTTTCTCGGCGCCGACAGCCAGATTACATCCAATATGATGCTGGTTCCGAACATGGAATCGCTGGGCAGATTAATGCAGAAATTAGGGATCCAATTATGA
- a CDS encoding conserved protein of unknown function (Evidence 4 : Unknown function but conserved in other organisms), whose translation MSGLGTVGTSGRNQGPQQESGQGGPELLLNISDDSMRASLTVKQTSLEQKVTPEEVLELLQEKSVVFGIREEDIAQYCQTGDYRAPLICALGMRPVDEEDGKLIYHFDTEKVLKPTERSDGSLDFRELGLVKNISKGDVLCSLELSAPGKPGKDILGREIPFRAGRKPVLPVGTNTAPSEDGLSLLSTADGCIEFLKDRINVNDVYVVRGDVGSTSGNISAKGSVIVEGDVRGSFRVHAGRDITVRGMVESSYLEAGGNIVISKGVNGAGKGMLKAGGNISGKYFENAILEAGGDIYSDVLMNSRVTAGGSILLRGREGALIGGECQAGRRVYAKNIGNPGGRATKVSIQSRELSMLLGVDKKEERPEAIQEALNRALAEQQAFEQNYQMIVSQFASQEEQQGSGRGNLILKAATQRKEQLENTVRELRDKLEKASRQPSTFPDFHVIARGIAYPGTKIMIANFVFNVHQETSNVKFYCDLQQVVSGPILPSDAPAEYY comes from the coding sequence ATGAGCGGCCTCGGCACAGTCGGCACATCGGGCCGAAACCAGGGCCCGCAGCAGGAATCCGGTCAGGGCGGCCCGGAACTGCTGCTGAATATCTCGGATGACAGCATGAGGGCTTCCCTTACGGTGAAGCAGACCAGTCTTGAGCAGAAGGTCACGCCTGAGGAGGTCCTGGAGCTGCTGCAGGAAAAATCCGTCGTGTTCGGCATCCGGGAGGAAGACATCGCGCAGTATTGTCAGACCGGGGATTACAGGGCGCCGCTGATCTGTGCGCTCGGTATGCGGCCGGTCGATGAGGAGGACGGGAAACTCATCTATCATTTCGACACGGAAAAGGTTCTGAAACCGACGGAGCGGAGCGACGGGAGCCTGGACTTCCGGGAGCTGGGCCTTGTCAAAAACATTTCGAAAGGGGATGTCCTCTGCAGCCTGGAGCTTTCGGCGCCCGGAAAGCCCGGCAAGGATATTCTCGGCCGGGAAATCCCGTTCCGTGCGGGAAGAAAGCCGGTGCTGCCCGTCGGGACGAACACCGCGCCTTCGGAGGATGGCCTTTCCCTGCTGTCCACGGCGGATGGCTGCATCGAATTTTTGAAGGACAGGATCAATGTCAACGATGTTTATGTGGTGCGCGGCGATGTGGGAAGCACCTCGGGCAATATTTCCGCAAAGGGCTCGGTCATCGTGGAAGGCGACGTCCGGGGGAGCTTTCGCGTTCATGCCGGCCGCGATATCACCGTCCGCGGCATGGTGGAAAGCTCTTATCTGGAAGCCGGCGGAAACATCGTGATCTCCAAAGGCGTGAACGGAGCCGGGAAGGGGATGCTGAAAGCCGGGGGCAATATTTCCGGAAAATATTTTGAGAACGCGATTCTGGAAGCCGGCGGCGACATCTATTCCGACGTCCTGATGAACAGCCGCGTCACGGCGGGCGGCTCCATTCTGCTGCGCGGCCGGGAGGGCGCGCTGATCGGCGGGGAATGCCAGGCCGGCCGCCGCGTCTACGCGAAGAACATCGGCAACCCGGGCGGGCGCGCGACAAAGGTATCGATTCAGTCGCGCGAGCTCTCCATGCTTTTGGGGGTCGATAAAAAAGAGGAGCGGCCGGAAGCCATTCAGGAAGCGTTGAACCGCGCCCTCGCCGAGCAGCAGGCCTTCGAGCAGAATTACCAGATGATCGTGTCGCAGTTTGCGTCCCAGGAGGAACAGCAGGGATCGGGGCGCGGAAATCTGATTCTGAAGGCGGCTACGCAGAGGAAGGAACAGTTGGAAAACACGGTGCGGGAGCTGAGGGACAAGCTGGAAAAAGCGTCGCGGCAGCCGTCCACCTTTCCCGATTTTCATGTGATTGCGCGGGGAATCGCCTATCCGGGCACGAAGATCATGATCGCGAACTTCGTCTTTAACGTTCACCAGGAAACCAGCAACGTGAAGTTTTACTGCGATCTGCAGCAGGTCGTCAGCGGCCCGATCCTTCCGTCGGATGCGCCTGCGGAATATTATTAG